The region AAGCTATGAGAAATAAAATACACGTTGCCGTTGAAGTTCCCGCAGCATATATACTTGATGATTTATGGGCTCTTGTTGATACTGCCGAAGAAATGCAGGTTAATTGTATGATGATGGAAAATGTTTGTTATGGTGATGAAGAACTTTGGCTGCTTAATATGGCTCAACAAGGAGTTTTAGGAACACTTACTTATGCTGAATGTGCGTATATACATAATTTGCGTGAGCTTATGTTCAGTAAGGACTACTATTATAATATGTGGCGTATTCGTCATCACGAAGAAAGAGATGGAAACTTTTATCCTACTCATGGTTTAGGACCTGTTGCGCAATATATGGATATAAACCGGGGTGATTCGTTTGTAAATATGGTTTCAATGAGTTCGCTTCAAGCATCTCTTGACGAATATTCAAAACAAATTGAAACTACAAATGAATTTTACAACAGAACAGGTTACAAACATGGAGATATGGTAAATACATTGATCAAAACTGCAAAGGGAAGAAATATTCTTGTTCAGCATGATGTTGTTACTCCAAGACCATATAACAGAATCAATGCATTAGCAGGAACAAAAGGCTATCATGAAGGATATCCAAGCAGATTATCACTTGTTAGCATTGATAAAGGACATAAATGGCTGAATGAAAAAGATTACAAACAATATTGGGATAAATATCAACATCCGATCTGGGCAAAACTGAAAAAGGGAATTGAAAAATATGGCGGACATGGTGGAATGGATTTCGTGATGATTTACAGAATAATTGATTGTCTGAATAATGGATGGTTTCTTGATCAGGATGTATATGATGGAGCAGCCTGGTCGGTTGTTGTTCCACTTTCTACACTATCAATTGAACTTGGTAGTGTTCCTGTTAAGTTTCCTGATTATACAAGAGGTAAATGGAGTGAATTCAGGGAATTAGGAATTCTGAAAAATTTCTAAAGTAAAAAAAATAAGTTTAATAATCTCCGTGAGGATTACATAATGTATTTTGACTGGATAACATGGTCAATTTGGCTGATTGGTGTCATTATAATGATCATCTGGATTGTTGTTCCAATACGTGAATTTAAGAAACTCCTTCAGCAAAAAAGAAACGAGTTAAAAAACAAAACAAACTCAATTAATCACTCTTAATGGAGAAATAATTTGATTACAGCAGATTATATAATTGTATTTGTTTTCCTTGCCGCAATGTTTTACATCGGCTCAATCTTTTACAAATGGGTTGGAAGTTCTGATGATTTTTATCTTGCCGGAAGACAACTCACTCCTTTTATTCTTGCCGCAGTTCTTGCAGCAACCAATGTTAATCTTTATAGTTTTGTGGGGCAAGCAGGTATCGCATATAAAGAGGGAATACCGATTATCTGGCAAACCTGGACCGGAAATATGGCTATGGTTATTTCAGGATTATTTGTTATTCCGATTTTCAGAAGATTAAGGATTAGAACCATTCCGGAATTTCTGGAAAAAAGATATAGTAAAGGAGTAAGAACCTTTGTCGCATTTATATGGATATTACGCCTTACTTTTTGGTTAGGTGTGGTTTTATACACAGCAGTAATTGCCGCACAAACAATATCCGGATTAACTTCATTTACTGCCTGGGTACTAATTTTTTCTGTTGTAGTTGTTATTTACACTATACTCGGCGGTATGTGGTCAGTTGCGTTTACGGATGTTATTCAGTTTGTGTTGATGCTTGCCGGAGCTTTGTTATTATTACCTTTAGCAATGAGTGCGGTTGGATGGTTTCCTGGATTGACAGCTAAATTACCCGAAGGAGCTTTAACATTAGTTAAAGAAACCGGTACATATAATTGGCGATTTGTTATTGCGATTTTTCTTTTAGGTATTGAGTGGGCTTGTGTAGATCAGGGTTTGCTGCAAAGAGCCTTCGGTGCTGAAAGCACAAGAAGTGTTGCCAAGGGCTTGGTATTGGCTGGTATTATAACAACTCCTTTTGCACTGTTGTGGAATCTGCCCGGGTTAGCTGCAAGAATTATTTATCCAGATCTGGCAAATGCAGATTCTGCTGTTCCAATTTTAATCGCGAATTTAATTCCCAATATAATTCTCGGATTCGTTGTGATTGGATTGTTGTCATCACAGCTTTCAACTATTTCCGGAAATCTAAATGGTGTAGCAACTATCTTTGCAAGCGATGTTTATGAAAATGTTATCAACAGAAAAGCAACCGATAAAGATGTTCTTCGTATAGCAAGAATTATTACTTTGATAACAGGTATTGGAATGATTCTTTTTGCATATCTTGTTCCAATACTTGGCGGAGCAGTTAATGCCTATCTTACAATAATAGCAATTATGGATATGCCGTTATTTGTAATTGCAGTTGTTTATGGTTTGCTGTGGAAACGGGTAAACTGGCAGGGGGCTGTTACTGGTTATATACTTGGGGCAATTTCGGGAATAATAGGTCAGTTCTTTTTTGATCTTGATTTTAATCTTACAACCTTTATTACTGCAGGTACTACATTAATCTTTACTCCAATTGTTAGTTTGTTTACAAAAGAAGTTTCAAACGAAAGAATTGATGCGATATGGAGGGCAAGAACTATCAGTGATGAGGAGATAGCAAGTAATAATGTATATAACATTATTCCCAAAACATTTAATGGAAAACTTAGTCTGATAGTTTTCTTTTCTGGTTTGATAATTTTTTTAATCGGTATATTTATGGGCAGCAGCGGTTCAAGTGCTGCTTCAATTGTTGCAGTAACTGGTATGGTTATTTACTTTATTGGCGGATTGTTCAGAGCTTACACTAATTAAGGTTTGATTTTGATAAATCATAAATTAAATAAATTAAAAATTTCAACTCCCGGAAGAGTCTGTCTGTTTGGTGAGCATCAGGATTATTTACATCTTCCTATCGTTGCCTGTGCAATATCGCTTCGGATATATGTTGAAGGGGTTCGCAGAAACGATATGCTTTTCAATATCCAGCTGCCCGATATTTCTAAAGAGGAATCTTTTTTTATAGATAAACCAATAGTGTATTCAAAAGAAAGAGATTACTTTAAAAGTTCATTAAAAGTACTGTTAAGAAAAGGATATACTTTTTCGAGTGGTTTTGATTGTGTTATAAATGGACAAATACCAATTAATGCCGGTACATCAAGCTCCTCTGCTTTGATAGTAACCTGGATCAATTTTCTAACTAGAATGAGCGATCAATCCGAAATATTATCTGATGAAAAACTTGCTCAATTTGCTTACGAAGCTGAAGTTCTTGAATTCTCTGAACCGGGCGGTATGATGGATCAGTATTCAACTTCCATCGGCGGAATTATTGCAATTGATTTTTTTCCCGAACTGAATGTCTCAAGATTAAATACTGAACTTAAATCGTTCGTGCTCGGAAATTCTCTTCAGCCGAAAGATACAAAGTATATTTTAAGTCATGTTAAAAATAAAATATTGGAAGTTGATAAAATTCTTAGGAGTATTGATCCGGATTTTAATTTGCAGAGTTTTAAAGAAGATGATTTGAATAACTATACAAAACATCTTAACCAATCACAATTTCAGATTCTTGAAGGAACAATAAAGAACAGGGAATTAACAGTAATTGCCAGAAAAGAATTAGCAAACAAAAATCCTGACCATAAAATTATTGGGCAATTGTTAACCGAACATCATATTGTTTTAAGAGATATTTTAAACATTTCTACTCCTAAGATTGAAATGATGATCAATGCAGCTATTAAGGCTGGTGCGTATGGTGCAAAAATAAACGGCTCAGGCGGCGGCGGATGTATGTTTGCATATTCTCCCGATTATCCTGAAAGAGTAAAATCAGCAATTGAAAATGCCGGAGGCGAAGCGTTTATCATATTACCTGATTCCGGTTCACGTGAAGAATTGCCGGAGGAAGCAAAATGAAAGACGGCAGGATGGTAATATTAGCTGGCGGAATTTCATCACGAATGAAAAAGCCCTCAGCTGATAATCTGAAGGTTGAAGATAAACTAATTAAAGATGCAGATGAAAAGGCTAAATCAATGATTGGTGTTGGTAAAGATTACAGACCATTTCTGGATTACCTTTTGTTCAATGCAAGAGAATCAGGTTACACTGATATAATGATTGTTATTGGTGAAAATGATAATTCAATAAAAGAATATTATGGTCCGAAAGATTATGATAATGCTTTTAACGGATTAAAAATTTCCTATGCAGTGCAGCCAATTCCTGATGGAAGAAACAAACCATTTGGAACAGCAGATGCGCTGATGTGGGGATTAAAATCAAAACCGAACTGGGCGGGTAAAAAGTTTACTGTCTGCAACAGCGATAATCTTTATTCTCAAAAAGCATTAAGGATTGTGCTGAATTCTGAATATCCGGGATTATTGATTGATTATGATCGTGAAGCTCTTGAATTTGAACATTCAAGAATAGAAAGGTTTGCGATAACAATTAAGAACAAAGAAGGTTTTTTAACAGACATAATTGAAAAACCAACTTCAGAAATTATTGATAGTGTGTTTAATCAAGATGGATATATTGGTGTAAGTATGAATATATTTTCATTGGACTACGATTTGATTTTACCAATACTTGAAACAATTGAACCAAATCCGGAACGTGATGAAAAAGAACTTCCTGAAGCGGTTAAAAAATTAGCAAATAAAATAACTAACTCTGTGTTCGTCTATCCCTTAGCTGAGCATGTGCCTGATCTTACAAGTAAATCTGATATCTTAAATGTTAAAAAGTATTTAGAAAAATATTATTATAATTTTTCTTTTTAGTAATGATATAATTATTTCCGAACTTTCCACTAAGGTACCCTTTTCTTAATTTCGTATAAAAATTATTCTTTAATAATGATACCCGTTCACATCCATACAAATCACTCATTGCTTCAAAGCACTGTTAGAATTGATGAGCTGATAAACAAATGTAAAGCAGAAAATATTCCTGCCGTTGCTGTTACTGATACAAATTCGATGGCAGGGTTAATACAATTTGCCAAAAAAGCGAAAGATGAAAATATCAAAACATTATTTGGCAGTTACATAAACGACCGGGTAAACAATGAGCTTTATGTTTTGTTAATTGCAAAAAATAATCAAGGTTATTCAGAGCTTTGTAAAATTATAACTCAAAGGAAATTAAATGATGATTTTGAACTCAAATCTATAATTCAGAAAAGACTGAAAAATTTAATCATAATTACTCCTTTTATCGAGCTATTGAAAGTGGCAGGGATAAATAATCTGGTTTATGCTGAATTGATTGTTACAAAAAAGAATAAAAAGAACAGCAGGGCATTATTTAGTTATGCAACAGAAAATAAAATACCTTTTGTTGCTTCAAATCCGGTTTATTTTTTGGTAAAAGAAGATTATGAAATTTACAAACTTGTTTCATCAATAAGAGAAAACAAAACATTAGATTCTATTTCAGAAAGTAATTTGGTAGATGAGGAATTTTATTTTAAGAATAAAAGTGAAATTCAAAAGATATTTCAAAAAATTCCCGAAGCAATTGAAAACACTTACAAAATTGCATCAGAGTGTAATGTGGATTTAAGTTTTGGTAAATATAAATATCCAATTTACAGTACTGATAAAAAAACAAGTTCTATAAATCTGCTTAAGGAAATTTCTTTCGAAGGCTTTTTGAAAAAATATAGTTCAGATAATTCAATTGCATATAAAAGACTTGAATATGAACTAAGTGTAATCTCAGAGCTTAATTTTGCAGACTATTTTTTAATTGTTCAAGATATTGTAAAAGAAGCAAAGAGAAGGGGAATGATGTTAATCGGAAGGGGATCTGCTGCAAACAGTATTGTATCTTATTGTCTGGATTTTACACAAATAGATCCAGTTAAATATAATCTATACTTTGAAAGATTTCTTAACAAAGCCAGAAGTAATCCGCCTGATATTGACCTTGATTTTTCATGGAAAGAGCGGGACGAAATTATAAAATACATTTTTGAAAAATGGGGTTATGAAAGAGTTGCAATGATATCAACAATTGTAACCTTTAAAGCCAGATCAGCATTTCGGGAAACTGCCAAAGCATTTGGAATTACTGAAAGAGAAATATCCGGATACAGTAAGAAAATTCCTTGGACAAGCGCAGTAAACCTGAATAATATTTCACAAAAATTTCCTGAATCAAAAAAATTAGGATTTGATAAAGAGCCATGGAAATCAATTGTAAGATTAGCATCAAGACTTGCGGATTTCCCGCGTCATTTAAGTATTCATCCAAGCGGATTGGTTATAACTCCAGGTAAAATAACAGAATATTGTGCTTTAGAATACGCAAAAAATAAAGGGCTGGGTTTAATTATAACTCAACCAGATATGTATTCAGTTGAAGACCTTGGTTTGATTAAGATTGATTTGTTAAGTCAGAGATCTTTGGGAGTTTTAAGAGACACGATGAATGTTTTAGAAAACAGAAGTGAAGAGACCTAATCTTTACCAGTTAGTTTCAAATAATCCGAACCGAAAAAGACTAATAACAAAGAACCTATTATCATCAATAAATTCTCGCCAAGTTTAAGAAGCCCGATTTGATTTCCTTTACCGAAGCATCCGCACTCAATATTTAATCCTCTGAACAAACTGATTATGATAGCTATCGTAAATACACTTAAGAAAAATAAAATTATTGATGAATTTTCCTTTACCAAGATGCCAAACAATAATAATAAACCTGCAGCTAATTCAATCCATGGAAGTGTTATTGCAAAAAGATTTACTATTGCAACAGGTAATAATCTATAATTTGAAATAGACATTGAAAATCCTTCAGGATCCGAAATTTTTTCAATACTTGCGTAAACAAAAATAAATCCAATTATAATTCTTATTATAAACAATAAATATTTATTTGATAATAATTTCACTGTTACCTTTCAACCGGAAGATTATTTTTTAGCCAGTCTTTCCAGCCTCCGTAAAAGACATAAACTTTTTTATAACCTTTCTGAAATAATTCATCACCCAGCAAAATACTTAAATCACAATCATCACCATCACAATAAGTAACAACAAACTCGTCCTTTGCAATTTGAGCCAAAACAGATTCATATTCTTCTGATCCATAAAAAGGAATATTTATTGCACCTTTAATATGTCCTTCAGCAAATTCTTCGACAGTTCTTGCATCAATAAACTTAACATTTTGATTAAATAACTTCTGTGCAAACTCAAGTTTAATTGCTTTTGGCTGATCAAAATTCCCGTTCATTTCATTATGAGTCAGTTCTTGGTTGCTTGATGAAAAATTATTCTCCTCAAGAAAAGTTTCTTTTTCTGAATTGTCTAAAGCAGAGCTGTCTTCCCAAATTAATACTCTCTCTTGACGTATTAGATTAAGTCCATTTGGATTAAAATGATTATAGACTAAAGAAATGAGGATTGAAACAAGAATGATCTTAAAAATTCTAAATAAACTAATTCTCATTTTGTAAAGATATTTTACTAACTGTATAATAATATTAGCCAAAAGTATCGAGATCATTAAAAAGCCTCCGCAGGGGAGGCATAGTACCGAAGGCCGGATTCAATTTTGGAAAATTTCCAATCCTCGCATTACGCTTGTAATTTCAATAAAATAAATAAGTTACCGAGCTTTTCTAATAAAATACTTTCCTAAAAATTCCCTACTTTTCTCGACACTTCAGCAAAAAGTTGACACGTATTTGCCACTTTTTCTATTTACAAAAGTACCGAAGTGGAGCCATTTAAACAAGATCATTTTTTCTTCTTATGCTCCAGAAATTCATCAAGGTCTTTTCTCCTGAACTTGCCACCTTTTAATGATTTCAGTTTACCCTGCGATGCATAATTCTGCAATGTTTTTTTTGAGCTTCTTGTGTAAACAGCAGCTTCATCAGACGTTAATATGTCCTTCTCTATTATTCCAGATTTTTTAGGGGCTAATGTGGATCCTTGACTACCTAACATAGCTCTTTTAACAAAATACTGTCTCCAAATTAAATCATTAGGTTCAGCTTTTATTTGTGAATAAACATCTTCAGTATCCTTTTCAATAGAGGCTTTTATTGTAATATTATTTCTTCCGGTAGGATTATAAAAGCTATAGATTAATGTATCTTCCTCTCCAATATAAATATCAGTGGCCACCTCTTCTGGATCAACAACTAATTGCTTGAGATTGTATCCAGGTCTTAGTTCCAGATAATATATTCCTCTAGGACCAACATCAGGTGCTAAACTTGTGAGACCGCTTGCATTAAACAGAGGAGTATAGGAAATGTCAGGTTTGTACCTACTTATCTGAGATTTGTCCTTTGGAACCAGCTGCTGCAGCATTCCAGCAGCGAAAGGGAATTCTATCTCAGTTTTGAGGTCATACGTATAAGTCTCATAGCCCCAATCCCAGTCACGTTCAAAGATAATTTTATTGAGTTTATAGGACATTTTGTAAAGCCTTTGAAAATTGCTTAAAAATCAATATTACACTATTACACTTATTTTGTTGATAATTTATAAATTATGAAAATTGTAAAAATTTGGACATAAATAGTCCAATTTTCAACAAAAAAAGAACTTTTCTATCCATTAATATGATTTAATGCCTAATATCTGAATATTATAATAAAAAAGTGTAATTCCGTAATTCTTAACCTTGATATTGATAAACATAATCCTTTAAATGCTCTTTATAGCTCATTCCCAGTTTATCCCAAATCGATGGATATTCGCAGGCTAAAGCTAATTTGCTTCGGTATGCAGCAAACTCTTCAAGCAGAACCTTGTATACCTCTATTCTGAGATCCTCTCTATACCTCATCTTATTATCTGGCTTTACTGGCTGAAACATTTCCTCTGTTTCAGAGAACAAGGTGGTTTCTGGAAAATAATTCAATAAGTCTTGTTTAAGTAACGGCCCTATTCTTAGACAACCAAATCTTATCTTGGAGACATTCTTAGCCTCAAGATTTAATTCTTTCTTCATTCTCTTTGCTAATTCCTGGTATTCTTTAATAAATCCATTGTAAGCTATAACTGGTTCAATGCTGGGACGGATGATGAATCCTTTTGCTTTCTGAATTTTATTAAAAGCATCCATTCTTTCATCAAGCGAGGAAGTATCTTTTTCCCATGTAGTAATGGCGTGATCAGTATTGAATCCTAATGTAACCTGAACTCTATTATGACCATTATATTTTACTAAATCATCTATATCTGCTGATTTTATATACATTGTGATATTAAAATCTTGTTCTCTTTGGATTCGTTGCATTAAAAAATCAAGATGACCAGTCAGGTGATTTGTCCTGACAATATCAGTATATTCTCCAACATTTAATTTTAATTTCAGCTTTGCATTCTCGCTGAAATAAGATCGTAAATCTTTTTTGATTTCATTAACTCTTGGGTAATCAAATTGCAGTCCCATACGACCAATAATATCGGCCAATCTTTTCTCAAGCTCTCTTTTCACATCTTCTAATTCATTAATAGAAGACCTAGGTCTTAGTATTTCTTTTCTGAAATCATCAACAACATCCTTGAATCCCTCTGGAATCTTTGGTAAAGTTTCTTTTTTGTAGAATGAGATTGCACTCCATAGACTATTTGCAAAATCAAATACTAATCTTTCTTTTTTTATTTCTTCTTCCCATCGATCAAGATTTGTATATATTTTTCTCCAACGAGGTTCACCTGTCTGTGTCCCGTGCAGATAACAAAATTCACAGTTACTACTGCAATGGAACTGCAGGTTTGTAGTTACTGTCATACCCTCAACAATATTTCCGGGTGACTCAAAACAGGCAGTAAATGGTGAACTTTCGCTTCTTGTTCCTAGTAAAAGAGTTTCGCTTAAGTATTTGTATCTTTCACTAATACCTAAGCTATCAGGATAAGTTGGTCTTTCACTGCTAACTTTTTCAATTTCAACTTTTGGGTTAAGCTGTTTAACTGTATTGATGATTTGATTTGTGAGTGGTTGATCCTTCGCATTCTCTGTAATTAATAATCTGTTGGGTATAAACTTAGTTGATGCACTACTCTTGGTTCTAACAATACCTTCTGTAGAAAACTCAACATTATATCTCTTTGCGAAATCAGCAAGTTCATTCAGTTTTACCTCATAACATTTTTCATTGCCAGTAGTGTTTTTAACTTCAATGCCGAGTTTATTAAGTTCTCTTGAAAACTTACTTATAGAAATACTTCGCTTTCTGTAATCAGGAAGACTCGTTGTATAATTATAAACATCATTAGTTAAATAATATAAAATATTTTCCCCATCAAGTTCCTTGAGCTTTTTATATCTGACAGATTTTAATGTTGTATTTAGTGCTTCAATTAATTTTATCAGTTCACTCGACTCAGCATCAAGCACTTGGTGAT is a window of Ignavibacterium sp. DNA encoding:
- a CDS encoding rhodanese-like domain-containing protein, with protein sequence MISILLANIIIQLVKYLYKMRISLFRIFKIILVSILISLVYNHFNPNGLNLIRQERVLIWEDSSALDNSEKETFLEENNFSSSNQELTHNEMNGNFDQPKAIKLEFAQKLFNQNVKFIDARTVEEFAEGHIKGAINIPFYGSEEYESVLAQIAKDEFVVTYCDGDDCDLSILLGDELFQKGYKKVYVFYGGWKDWLKNNLPVER
- a CDS encoding PHP domain-containing protein; translation: MIPVHIHTNHSLLQSTVRIDELINKCKAENIPAVAVTDTNSMAGLIQFAKKAKDENIKTLFGSYINDRVNNELYVLLIAKNNQGYSELCKIITQRKLNDDFELKSIIQKRLKNLIIITPFIELLKVAGINNLVYAELIVTKKNKKNSRALFSYATENKIPFVASNPVYFLVKEDYEIYKLVSSIRENKTLDSISESNLVDEEFYFKNKSEIQKIFQKIPEAIENTYKIASECNVDLSFGKYKYPIYSTDKKTSSINLLKEISFEGFLKKYSSDNSIAYKRLEYELSVISELNFADYFLIVQDIVKEAKRRGMMLIGRGSAANSIVSYCLDFTQIDPVKYNLYFERFLNKARSNPPDIDLDFSWKERDEIIKYIFEKWGYERVAMISTIVTFKARSAFRETAKAFGITEREISGYSKKIPWTSAVNLNNISQKFPESKKLGFDKEPWKSIVRLASRLADFPRHLSIHPSGLVITPGKITEYCALEYAKNKGLGLIITQPDMYSVEDLGLIKIDLLSQRSLGVLRDTMNVLENRSEET
- a CDS encoding sodium:solute symporter family protein, with the translated sequence MITADYIIVFVFLAAMFYIGSIFYKWVGSSDDFYLAGRQLTPFILAAVLAATNVNLYSFVGQAGIAYKEGIPIIWQTWTGNMAMVISGLFVIPIFRRLRIRTIPEFLEKRYSKGVRTFVAFIWILRLTFWLGVVLYTAVIAAQTISGLTSFTAWVLIFSVVVVIYTILGGMWSVAFTDVIQFVLMLAGALLLLPLAMSAVGWFPGLTAKLPEGALTLVKETGTYNWRFVIAIFLLGIEWACVDQGLLQRAFGAESTRSVAKGLVLAGIITTPFALLWNLPGLAARIIYPDLANADSAVPILIANLIPNIILGFVVIGLLSSQLSTISGNLNGVATIFASDVYENVINRKATDKDVLRIARIITLITGIGMILFAYLVPILGGAVNAYLTIIAIMDMPLFVIAVVYGLLWKRVNWQGAVTGYILGAISGIIGQFFFDLDFNLTTFITAGTTLIFTPIVSLFTKEVSNERIDAIWRARTISDEEIASNNVYNIIPKTFNGKLSLIVFFSGLIIFLIGIFMGSSGSSAASIVAVTGMVIYFIGGLFRAYTN
- a CDS encoding Gfo/Idh/MocA family oxidoreductase, producing the protein MKNNFSRRNFIKLSALSSAFLGLSGFATPVSRETILEKINNLSKSPTTKGKSVIGLTVAPIKQVKVAFIGLGNRGIEHLKLVNALAPDKAIITAICDVQKVKTDAALEELKKSGHGQKPAVYSGTLDIWKEMIKRDDIDLVVISTHWEYHTPMCIEAMRNKIHVAVEVPAAYILDDLWALVDTAEEMQVNCMMMENVCYGDEELWLLNMAQQGVLGTLTYAECAYIHNLRELMFSKDYYYNMWRIRHHEERDGNFYPTHGLGPVAQYMDINRGDSFVNMVSMSSLQASLDEYSKQIETTNEFYNRTGYKHGDMVNTLIKTAKGRNILVQHDVVTPRPYNRINALAGTKGYHEGYPSRLSLVSIDKGHKWLNEKDYKQYWDKYQHPIWAKLKKGIEKYGGHGGMDFVMIYRIIDCLNNGWFLDQDVYDGAAWSVVVPLSTLSIELGSVPVKFPDYTRGKWSEFRELGILKNF
- a CDS encoding MauE/DoxX family redox-associated membrane protein, producing MKLLSNKYLLFIIRIIIGFIFVYASIEKISDPEGFSMSISNYRLLPVAIVNLFAITLPWIELAAGLLLLFGILVKENSSIILFFLSVFTIAIIISLFRGLNIECGCFGKGNQIGLLKLGENLLMIIGSLLLVFFGSDYLKLTGKD
- a CDS encoding galactokinase family protein → MINHKLNKLKISTPGRVCLFGEHQDYLHLPIVACAISLRIYVEGVRRNDMLFNIQLPDISKEESFFIDKPIVYSKERDYFKSSLKVLLRKGYTFSSGFDCVINGQIPINAGTSSSSALIVTWINFLTRMSDQSEILSDEKLAQFAYEAEVLEFSEPGGMMDQYSTSIGGIIAIDFFPELNVSRLNTELKSFVLGNSLQPKDTKYILSHVKNKILEVDKILRSIDPDFNLQSFKEDDLNNYTKHLNQSQFQILEGTIKNRELTVIARKELANKNPDHKIIGQLLTEHHIVLRDILNISTPKIEMMINAAIKAGAYGAKINGSGGGGCMFAYSPDYPERVKSAIENAGGEAFIILPDSGSREELPEEAK
- a CDS encoding sugar phosphate nucleotidyltransferase, with product MKDGRMVILAGGISSRMKKPSADNLKVEDKLIKDADEKAKSMIGVGKDYRPFLDYLLFNARESGYTDIMIVIGENDNSIKEYYGPKDYDNAFNGLKISYAVQPIPDGRNKPFGTADALMWGLKSKPNWAGKKFTVCNSDNLYSQKALRIVLNSEYPGLLIDYDREALEFEHSRIERFAITIKNKEGFLTDIIEKPTSEIIDSVFNQDGYIGVSMNIFSLDYDLILPILETIEPNPERDEKELPEAVKKLANKITNSVFVYPLAEHVPDLTSKSDILNVKKYLEKYYYNFSF
- a CDS encoding helix-turn-helix domain-containing protein, giving the protein MSYKLNKIIFERDWDWGYETYTYDLKTEIEFPFAAGMLQQLVPKDKSQISRYKPDISYTPLFNASGLTSLAPDVGPRGIYYLELRPGYNLKQLVVDPEEVATDIYIGEEDTLIYSFYNPTGRNNITIKASIEKDTEDVYSQIKAEPNDLIWRQYFVKRAMLGSQGSTLAPKKSGIIEKDILTSDEAAVYTRSSKKTLQNYASQGKLKSLKGGKFRRKDLDEFLEHKKKK